Proteins found in one Triticum urartu cultivar G1812 chromosome 4, Tu2.1, whole genome shotgun sequence genomic segment:
- the LOC125554111 gene encoding F-box protein PP2-B10-like: MEPGQCEIARLPEEILSAALSRTSPRDACRAAAVSPAFRAAADSDAVWACFLPPPADLPPLADGELLLPPRGKKGLFLRLSGSPALLPGGLSMWLDRESGAKCYMVPARDLSIAWRDTPRYWSWIHLADSRFPESAQLRFVCWLEIRGRIHSKMLSRGSAYATYMVYKLDDESYGLDWPADASVSIGGTDLARKVCLQPNPQRSHAEDVVLPRERGDGWMELELGEFVCEGDEDGDVSFGLAETKRLNGKGGLIMQGIEIRHKN, translated from the exons ATGGAGCCCGGCCAGTGCGAGATCGCGCGCCTGCCGGAGGAGATCCTGTCGGCGGCGCTCTCCCGCACGTCGCCGCGCGACGCTTGCCGCGCCGCGGCGGTCTCCCCGGCGttccgcgccgccgccgactccGACGCCGTGTGGGCCTGCTTCCTGCCGCCGCCCgccgacctcccgccgctggccGACGGGgagctgctgctgccgccgcgcGGGAAGAAGGGCCTGTTCCTCCGCCTCTCCGGCAGCCCCGCCCTCCTCCCAGGCGGACTG AGCATGTGGCTGGACAGGGAGAGCGGCGCCAAGTGCTACATGGTGCCGGCGAGGGACCTGTCCATCGCGTGGCGCGACACGCCGCGCTACTGGTCCTGGATCCATCTCGCCGACTCAAG GTTCCCTGAGAGTGCTCAACTCAGGTTCGTTTGCTGGTTGGAAATCCGCGGCAGGATACACAGCAAGATGCTGTCCCGAGGCTCAGCTTACGCCACTTACATGGTGTACAAGTTGGACGACGAGTCCTACGGGCTGGATTGGCCGGCCGATGCATCGGTGAGCATTGGAGGCACTGACCTTGCCCGCAAGGTCTGCCTCCAACCTAACCCGCAAAGAAGCCATGCAGAGGATGTGGTGCTCCCTCGTGAAAGGGGTGATGGTTGGATGGAGCTGGAGCTAGGAGAGTTTGTCTGCGAGGGGGATGAAGATGGCGACGTTTCCTTCGGTCTGGCGGAGACGAAACGTTTGAACGGCAAGGGCGGTCTCATCATGCAGGGAATCGAGATAAGGCATAAGAATTAA